One region of Mycolicibacterium lutetiense genomic DNA includes:
- a CDS encoding YqgE/AlgH family protein: protein MAQSEEPEDFIAPAAQRVRPGTLLLANTDLLEPTFRRSVIYIVEHNAGGTLGVVLNRPSETAVYNVLPQWSKLTTKPKTMFIGGPVKRDSALCLATLRVGMQADGVRGLRHVQGRVVMVDLDADPDTLAPIIEGVRIFAGYSGWTIGQLDGEIERDDWIVLSALPSDVLSQPRVDLWSRVLRRQPLPMSMLATHPIDVSRN, encoded by the coding sequence GTGGCGCAGTCAGAAGAGCCGGAGGATTTCATCGCGCCTGCGGCGCAGCGGGTACGGCCGGGCACGCTGCTGCTGGCCAATACCGATCTACTCGAACCGACCTTCCGGCGCAGCGTCATCTACATCGTCGAGCACAACGCCGGCGGCACGCTCGGCGTGGTGTTGAACCGGCCCAGCGAGACCGCGGTCTACAACGTGCTGCCGCAGTGGTCGAAGCTCACCACCAAACCCAAGACGATGTTCATCGGCGGGCCGGTCAAACGGGACTCGGCGCTGTGTCTGGCGACGTTGCGGGTCGGCATGCAGGCCGACGGTGTGCGCGGATTGCGGCACGTGCAGGGCCGCGTGGTGATGGTCGATCTCGACGCGGATCCGGACACGCTGGCCCCGATCATCGAGGGCGTTCGGATATTCGCCGGATATTCGGGCTGGACCATCGGCCAGCTCGACGGCGAGATCGAACGGGACGACTGGATTGTGCTGTCGGCGCTGCCGTCCGATGTGCTGTCCCAGCCGCGGGTCGATCTGTGGAGCCGGGTGCTGCGTCGTCAGCCGTTGCCGATGTCGATGCTGGCGACCCATCCGATCGACGTCAGCCGCAACTAG
- a CDS encoding LpqN/LpqT family lipoprotein has product MIELTRRWRVLAAGTAVGVAGVVGFAGQTASAEPLLPVPGVPGPVTVTQTVTAVPAAAPAAPAGPVAPAAPAVAAPVPVAQTIAPASTGTLAEFFKSKDVKMEPQVSHDFKGLSIVLPLPSGWTKVPDPNVPDAFAVIADRSSTDLYTPNAQVVVYKLVGSFDPVEAASHGYVDTQQLQNWRPTDMAMGNFNGFPSTFIEGSYLSGSQVLNTSRRHILATAGADHYLVSLSVNSSAANQGVSAAADAADAIVSGFKVSAPGPAAAPAPATPAPAAPAPQPGLPQLLGLHG; this is encoded by the coding sequence ATGATCGAGTTGACCCGCCGGTGGCGGGTACTGGCAGCAGGCACAGCCGTCGGCGTGGCCGGGGTTGTCGGCTTCGCCGGTCAGACCGCCTCTGCCGAACCCCTCCTTCCGGTTCCCGGCGTCCCCGGTCCGGTGACGGTGACCCAGACCGTCACGGCCGTCCCCGCCGCAGCGCCGGCAGCACCAGCGGGACCGGTCGCCCCGGCAGCACCAGCGGTCGCCGCGCCCGTCCCGGTGGCCCAGACCATCGCCCCGGCCTCCACGGGCACCCTTGCCGAGTTCTTCAAGAGCAAGGACGTGAAGATGGAGCCTCAGGTCAGCCACGATTTCAAGGGGCTGAGCATCGTCCTGCCGCTGCCGTCGGGCTGGACCAAAGTGCCCGATCCCAACGTTCCCGACGCGTTCGCGGTGATCGCCGACCGCTCCAGCACCGACCTCTACACCCCCAACGCACAGGTGGTGGTCTACAAGCTCGTCGGCAGTTTCGACCCGGTCGAGGCCGCCAGCCACGGCTACGTCGACACCCAGCAGTTGCAGAACTGGCGCCCCACCGACATGGCCATGGGTAACTTCAACGGCTTCCCGTCGACATTCATCGAAGGTAGCTACCTGTCCGGCAGCCAGGTGCTCAATACGTCACGTAGGCACATCCTGGCCACCGCGGGCGCCGACCACTATCTGGTGTCGTTGTCGGTGAACTCCTCGGCCGCCAACCAGGGTGTTTCCGCGGCTGCCGACGCCGCCGATGCGATCGTGTCCGGGTTCAAGGTCAGCGCGCCGGGCCCGGCGGCTGCTCCGGCGCCAGCTACTCCGGCCCCGGCCGCACCCGCGCCGCAGCCAGGTTTGCCCCAGCTCCTGGGCTTGCACGGCTGA
- the leuS gene encoding leucine--tRNA ligase, whose product MIERATTPQSGPSEDTPQHRYTAELAGQIEQSWQQTWAELGTFNVDNPVGSLAPADGSPLPADKMFVQDMFPYPSGDGLHVGHPLGYIATDVYARYYRMTGRNVLHALGFDAFGLPAEQYAVQTGTHPRTRTEANIVNFRRQLGRLGLGHDTRRSFATTDVDFYKWTQWIFLQIYNAWFDTAAGKARPIADLVAEFDSGASTLDDGRTWGELSAAERADVVDDHRLVYHADSMVNWCPGLGTVLANEEVTADGRSDRGNFPVFRKRLRQWKMRITAYSDRLLDDLELLEWPDKVKAMQRNWIGRSTGASVEFGTAAGDVEVFTTRPDTLFGATYLVLAPEHDLVDALAADSWPAGTDSRWTFGGETPAEAVAAYRAGIAAKSDLERQENKTKTGVFLGAYATNPVNGSQVPVFIADYVLAGYGTGAIMAVPGGDQRDWDFATEFGLPIVEVVSGGDITEAAYNGDGVMVNSGYLDGLSVAAAKEAVIEHLEADGRGRARIEYKLRDWLFARQRYWGEPFPIVYDADGRAHPLPESALPVELPDIPDYAPVSFDPDDADSEPSPPLGKATEWVHVELDLGDGLQTYTRDTNVMPQWAGSSWYELRYTDPQNSKELCAKENEAYWMGPRPAEHGPNDPGGVDLYVGGVEHAVLHLLYSRFWHKVLHDLGHVSSNEPYRRLVNQGYIQAFAYTDARGSYVPAAEVVERDGKFFWPGPDGEIEVNQEFGKIGKSLKNSVSPDEICDEYGADTLRVYEMSMGPLEASRPWAPKDVVGAHRFLQRVWRVVVSEETGATDVNEHEALDTDTLKILHRTIAGVTEDYVALRNNTAAAKLIEYTNHLTKEGVSARAAIEPLVLMVAPLAPHLAEELWKRLGHDTSLAHGPFPVADPQYMVDDTIEFPVQVNGKVRGKITVAADAEAADIQAAALADEKVQAFLDGATPKKVIVVPGRLVNLVV is encoded by the coding sequence GTGATCGAACGCGCCACCACCCCGCAGTCAGGGCCGTCAGAGGACACCCCGCAGCACCGTTACACCGCGGAGCTGGCGGGTCAGATCGAGCAGTCCTGGCAGCAGACCTGGGCCGAGCTGGGCACGTTCAACGTGGACAATCCGGTGGGCTCGCTGGCACCGGCGGACGGCTCGCCGCTGCCCGCCGACAAGATGTTCGTCCAGGACATGTTCCCGTACCCGTCCGGTGACGGCCTGCACGTCGGGCACCCGTTGGGTTACATCGCCACCGACGTCTACGCCAGGTACTACCGGATGACCGGTCGCAACGTGCTGCACGCGCTGGGCTTCGACGCGTTCGGACTGCCGGCCGAGCAGTACGCCGTGCAGACCGGTACGCACCCGCGCACCCGCACCGAGGCCAACATCGTCAACTTCCGCCGCCAGCTGGGCCGGCTCGGGCTGGGCCACGACACGCGGCGCAGCTTCGCCACCACCGATGTCGACTTCTACAAGTGGACGCAGTGGATCTTCCTGCAGATCTACAACGCCTGGTTCGACACCGCCGCAGGCAAGGCACGGCCTATCGCCGATTTGGTGGCCGAATTCGATTCCGGGGCAAGCACTCTGGACGATGGTCGGACGTGGGGTGAGCTGTCGGCCGCCGAGCGCGCCGACGTGGTGGACGACCATCGGCTGGTCTACCACGCCGACTCGATGGTGAACTGGTGCCCGGGCCTGGGCACGGTGCTGGCCAACGAGGAAGTCACCGCCGACGGCCGCAGTGATCGCGGCAATTTCCCGGTGTTCCGGAAGCGGTTGCGGCAGTGGAAGATGCGCATCACCGCCTATTCGGACCGGTTGCTCGACGACCTGGAGCTGCTGGAATGGCCGGACAAGGTCAAGGCCATGCAGCGCAACTGGATCGGCCGCTCCACCGGAGCATCGGTGGAGTTCGGTACTGCCGCAGGCGATGTCGAGGTGTTCACCACCCGACCGGACACCCTGTTCGGCGCCACCTACCTGGTACTGGCCCCTGAGCATGATCTGGTGGACGCACTGGCCGCCGATTCCTGGCCTGCGGGCACCGATTCACGGTGGACCTTCGGTGGCGAGACTCCGGCCGAGGCCGTCGCCGCCTACCGCGCCGGGATCGCGGCCAAATCGGATCTGGAGCGCCAGGAGAACAAGACCAAGACCGGCGTGTTCCTCGGTGCGTACGCCACGAACCCGGTCAACGGCAGCCAGGTTCCGGTCTTCATCGCCGACTATGTGCTGGCCGGCTACGGGACCGGCGCCATCATGGCGGTGCCCGGTGGCGACCAGCGGGACTGGGATTTCGCTACGGAATTCGGGTTGCCGATCGTCGAGGTGGTCAGCGGTGGCGACATCACCGAAGCGGCCTACAACGGTGACGGCGTCATGGTGAACTCCGGCTACCTCGACGGGTTGTCGGTGGCGGCGGCCAAGGAAGCCGTCATCGAACACCTGGAGGCCGACGGCCGCGGCCGGGCCCGCATCGAGTACAAGCTGCGGGATTGGCTGTTCGCCCGGCAGCGGTACTGGGGTGAGCCGTTCCCGATCGTCTACGACGCCGACGGCCGCGCCCATCCGCTGCCGGAATCGGCTTTGCCCGTGGAACTTCCGGACATCCCGGATTATGCGCCGGTGTCCTTCGACCCCGACGACGCCGACAGCGAGCCGTCACCGCCGCTGGGCAAGGCCACCGAATGGGTGCATGTCGAGCTGGATCTGGGCGACGGGCTGCAGACCTACACGCGCGACACCAATGTGATGCCGCAGTGGGCCGGCAGCTCGTGGTACGAGCTGCGTTACACCGACCCGCAGAACTCGAAAGAGCTGTGTGCCAAGGAGAACGAGGCCTATTGGATGGGCCCGCGGCCGGCCGAGCACGGGCCGAATGATCCGGGCGGCGTGGACTTGTACGTCGGTGGCGTCGAGCATGCGGTGCTGCACCTGCTGTACTCGCGGTTCTGGCACAAGGTGCTGCACGACCTCGGCCATGTCAGCTCGAACGAGCCGTACCGACGCCTGGTCAACCAGGGCTACATCCAGGCCTTCGCCTACACCGATGCCCGCGGTAGCTATGTGCCTGCGGCGGAGGTCGTCGAGCGTGACGGGAAGTTCTTCTGGCCGGGACCCGATGGCGAAATCGAGGTCAACCAGGAGTTCGGCAAGATCGGCAAGAGCCTGAAGAACTCCGTCTCACCCGACGAGATCTGCGATGAGTACGGTGCCGACACCCTCCGGGTCTACGAGATGTCGATGGGCCCGCTGGAGGCGTCGCGTCCGTGGGCGCCCAAGGATGTCGTCGGCGCGCACCGCTTCCTGCAGCGGGTGTGGCGGGTGGTGGTCTCCGAAGAAACCGGAGCGACCGACGTCAACGAGCACGAGGCACTCGACACCGACACGCTCAAGATCCTGCACCGCACCATCGCCGGCGTGACCGAAGACTATGTGGCACTTCGCAACAACACCGCCGCGGCCAAGCTGATCGAGTACACCAACCACCTCACCAAGGAGGGCGTCTCGGCTCGCGCCGCGATCGAGCCGCTGGTGCTGATGGTGGCCCCGCTGGCGCCGCACCTGGCCGAGGAGCTGTGGAAGCGGTTGGGCCACGACACCTCACTGGCGCACGGCCCGTTCCCGGTGGCCGATCCGCAGTACATGGTGGACGACACCATCGAGTTCCCGGTTCAGGTCAACGGCAAGGTGCGCGGCAAGATCACCGTCGCTGCTGATGCTGAAGCCGCGGACATCCAGGCTGCGGCGCTGGCCGACGAGAAGGTGCAGGCGTTCCTGGACGGCGCCACGCCCAAGAAGGTCATCGTGGTGCCGGGCCGGCTGGTCAACCTCGTCGTCTAG
- a CDS encoding SDR family oxidoreductase, with product MPTALITGAAGGIGSAIAAALAPTHTLLLAGRPSARLDALAERLGAPTWPLDLTDADSIESATEVLAELDVLVHNAGVLYPGRVSESIVEQWRASFEVNVTGAVALTLALLPALRAVRGHVVFINSGAGQKVSSGMASYSASKFALRAFADSLRADEPSLRVTSIFPGRTDSEMQRDLVVYETDGAGHYDPTKYLKPETVAGLVATAVTTPPDGHVHEIVVRPG from the coding sequence GTGCCGACCGCATTGATCACCGGAGCCGCTGGCGGCATCGGCTCAGCCATCGCCGCCGCCCTTGCTCCCACGCACACCCTGCTGCTGGCCGGGCGACCGTCAGCCCGCCTCGATGCGCTGGCCGAACGTCTCGGCGCACCGACCTGGCCGCTGGACCTGACCGACGCCGATTCCATCGAATCGGCCACCGAGGTGCTCGCCGAACTCGACGTGCTCGTGCACAACGCCGGCGTGCTCTACCCCGGCCGGGTCTCCGAATCCATCGTCGAACAGTGGCGGGCGTCCTTCGAGGTGAACGTCACCGGCGCGGTCGCACTCACGCTGGCCCTGCTGCCCGCTCTGCGCGCCGTCCGTGGGCATGTGGTGTTCATCAATTCCGGTGCCGGACAGAAGGTTTCTTCCGGCATGGCGTCGTATTCGGCAAGCAAGTTCGCGCTGCGGGCATTCGCCGACTCACTGCGCGCCGACGAACCGTCCCTCCGGGTCACCTCGATCTTCCCCGGGCGCACCGACTCCGAGATGCAGCGCGATCTGGTGGTCTATGAGACGGACGGCGCCGGCCACTACGACCCGACGAAGTACCTGAAGCCCGAGACCGTCGCCGGGTTGGTGGCGACAGCCGTCACCACCCCGCCCGACGGCCACGTGCACGAGATCGTGGTCCGCCCCGGGTGA
- the ggh gene encoding glucosylglycerate hydrolase, whose product MPPDPSFAPTQLAARAAYLLRGNDLGVMTTAAPSLYPHMWSWDAAFVSIGLAPLSVERAVVELDTLLSAQWRNGMIPHIVFANGVDGYFPGPARWATSALAANAPRVRHTSGITQPPVHAIAVQRILDHARSRGRSTRAVAESFLDRRWADLVRWHRWLAETRDQDGRGRITLYHGWESGMDNSPRWDSAYANVIPGNVPEYQREDNAIITDATQRPSDLEYDRYLWLLEEMKSVRYDDDLLPKVMSFAVEDVFVSAIFSVACQVLAEIGEDYKRPHADVRDLYAWAERFRTGVVETADERSGAARDYDVRAQKWVATETVAQFAPLLCGGLPHDRERALLRLLEGPRFCGHPDLKYALIPSTSPVSREFRSREYWRGPVWPVMTWLFSWCFARRGWAERASTLRREGLRQASDGTFAEYYEPFTGEPLGSMQQSWTAAAVLDWLG is encoded by the coding sequence ATGCCACCGGATCCCAGCTTCGCTCCCACCCAGCTCGCCGCGCGCGCCGCCTACCTGCTGCGCGGCAATGACCTGGGTGTGATGACCACTGCCGCGCCGTCGCTGTATCCCCACATGTGGAGCTGGGATGCGGCATTCGTGTCGATCGGGCTGGCCCCCCTGAGTGTGGAGCGCGCCGTGGTGGAGCTCGACACCCTGCTTTCAGCGCAGTGGCGTAACGGGATGATCCCGCACATCGTGTTCGCCAACGGTGTCGACGGCTATTTTCCCGGCCCGGCCCGGTGGGCCACCTCGGCGCTGGCCGCCAACGCGCCGCGGGTTCGGCACACGTCGGGCATCACCCAGCCGCCCGTGCATGCGATCGCGGTGCAACGCATCCTGGACCACGCCCGCAGTCGGGGCCGGTCCACGCGGGCGGTGGCGGAGAGCTTCCTCGATCGCCGGTGGGCCGATCTGGTGCGATGGCACCGTTGGCTGGCCGAGACGCGGGATCAGGACGGTCGCGGCCGCATCACGCTCTATCACGGGTGGGAGTCCGGCATGGACAACTCGCCGCGCTGGGACAGCGCCTACGCCAACGTGATTCCCGGCAATGTGCCGGAGTATCAGCGTGAGGACAACGCGATCATCACCGATGCCACCCAGCGGCCGAGCGACCTCGAGTACGACCGGTACCTGTGGCTGCTCGAGGAGATGAAATCCGTTCGCTACGACGATGATCTGCTTCCGAAGGTGATGAGCTTCGCGGTCGAGGACGTGTTCGTCTCGGCGATCTTCTCGGTGGCCTGTCAGGTCCTCGCCGAGATCGGGGAGGATTACAAGCGCCCGCACGCCGATGTCCGCGATCTCTACGCCTGGGCCGAGCGGTTCCGGACCGGCGTCGTCGAGACTGCCGACGAACGCAGTGGTGCGGCAAGGGATTACGACGTCAGGGCGCAGAAGTGGGTGGCTACCGAGACCGTCGCGCAGTTCGCCCCGCTGCTGTGCGGCGGGCTGCCGCACGACCGTGAGCGTGCCCTGCTGAGGCTGCTGGAAGGCCCGCGGTTCTGCGGGCATCCGGATCTGAAGTACGCGCTGATCCCGTCGACGTCACCGGTGTCGCGCGAATTCCGGTCGCGCGAGTACTGGCGCGGCCCGGTATGGCCGGTGATGACGTGGTTGTTTTCATGGTGCTTCGCCCGGCGAGGCTGGGCCGAGCGGGCGTCGACGCTGCGCCGGGAAGGGTTGCGGCAGGCCAGCGATGGGACTTTCGCCGAGTACTACGAGCCGTTCACCGGGGAGCCGCTGGGCAGTATGCAGCAGTCGTGGACCGCGGCCGCGGTGTTGGACTGGTTGGGCTAG
- a CDS encoding MarR family winged helix-turn-helix transcriptional regulator yields the protein MIEPDSQVTELAGELQRVLSKVFSVLRRGDTNKGTAGELTLAQLSILLTLLDQGPIRMTELAARERVRTPTTTVAIRRLEKLGLVKRSRDASDLRAVLVEVTPRGLVQHRESLAARRADLAARLANLSPDDLATLATALAPLERLAGQGDQAATHAKSE from the coding sequence ATGATAGAGCCCGATTCGCAGGTCACCGAGCTGGCCGGAGAGTTGCAGCGCGTACTCTCCAAGGTTTTCTCGGTACTGCGCCGTGGCGACACCAACAAGGGCACGGCCGGAGAGCTCACCCTGGCTCAGCTCTCCATCCTCCTCACCCTGCTCGACCAGGGACCGATCCGGATGACCGAACTGGCCGCCCGTGAGCGCGTGCGCACCCCCACCACCACCGTGGCCATCCGCCGGCTGGAGAAGCTCGGGTTGGTCAAGCGCTCCCGCGACGCCTCGGACCTGCGCGCCGTGCTCGTCGAGGTCACCCCGCGCGGCCTGGTGCAGCATCGCGAATCGCTGGCCGCCCGACGGGCTGATCTGGCCGCCCGGTTGGCCAACCTGAGTCCGGACGATCTCGCGACGCTGGCCACCGCCCTGGCCCCGCTTGAGCGCCTCGCCGGCCAGGGCGATCAGGCCGCCACCCACGCCAAGTCCGAATAG
- a CDS encoding amino acid ABC transporter ATP-binding protein produces MAGLAPVALAATDIHLSFGPNPVLRGVDLDVPAGTTTAIIGPSGSGKSTLLRTLNRLYEPDRGDILLDGRSVLADNPDRLRQRIGMVFQQFNLFPHKTVLDNVTLGPRKLKRLSPEHARAVGLEQLDRVGLRHKADVRPAMLSGGQQQRVAIARALAMAPQAMFFDEATSALDPELVKGILELIADLAAEGMTILAVTHEMGFARSTADSVVFMDHGTVVESGTPDQIFEAAETDRLRRFLSQVL; encoded by the coding sequence ATGGCGGGCCTGGCGCCAGTTGCGCTGGCCGCCACGGACATCCATCTGTCATTCGGACCGAACCCGGTGCTGCGCGGAGTGGACCTGGATGTGCCTGCCGGTACGACGACGGCCATCATCGGCCCGTCGGGATCCGGAAAATCGACGCTGTTGCGCACCCTCAACCGCCTGTACGAACCGGACCGCGGCGACATCCTGCTCGACGGACGCTCGGTGCTCGCCGACAATCCCGACCGGCTCCGCCAGCGCATCGGGATGGTGTTCCAGCAGTTCAACCTGTTCCCGCACAAGACCGTTCTCGACAATGTCACCCTGGGCCCGCGCAAACTCAAGCGCCTCAGCCCCGAGCATGCCCGCGCCGTAGGCCTGGAGCAGCTGGATCGGGTTGGCCTGCGGCACAAGGCCGATGTCCGCCCCGCCATGCTCTCCGGCGGCCAGCAGCAGCGGGTCGCGATTGCACGTGCACTCGCCATGGCCCCGCAGGCGATGTTCTTCGACGAGGCCACCTCGGCGCTGGACCCCGAACTGGTCAAGGGAATTCTGGAGCTGATCGCCGACCTGGCCGCCGAGGGGATGACCATCCTGGCGGTCACCCACGAGATGGGCTTCGCCCGTTCCACCGCCGACTCGGTGGTGTTCATGGATCACGGCACGGTGGTCGAGTCCGGTACCCCCGACCAGATCTTCGAAGCGGCCGAGACAGATCGGCTGCGCCGCTTCCTGTCCCAAGTGCTGTAA
- a CDS encoding ABC transporter substrate-binding protein/permease yields the protein MDARRPAALLTTVLMLFGLVCAAPAGADVDQCAPPGVDSASALPTNLAAAATGPGADKYTTATVVPLDTVRPENLGLSTPGVLTVGTLSDAPPSICINTAGQFTGFDNELLRAIADKLGLRINFVGTDFSGLLAQTASRRFDVASSSITTTDARRRTVGFTNGYDFGYFSLVVPAGSPIRGFGQLAAGQRIGVVQGTVQEAYVIDTLHLQPVKFPDYNTVYASLKTRQIDAWVAPSQQASGTVQPGDPAQIIENTFSLDNFVAWAVAEENRPLIDALNSGLDAVIADGTWAKLYSDWVPRALPPGWKPGSKAAPVPQLPDFAAIAAAKEKPAAGAPVAPKSTLAQLADSFLDWDLYKQAIPDLLRTGLPNTLILTVCASVIGLVLGMVLAVAGISRSRWLRWPARVYTDIFRGLPEVVIILLIGLGVGPVVGSLTGNSPYPLGIAALGLMAAAYVGEIFRSGIQSVEPGQLEASRALGFSYPSSMRLVVIPQGIRRVLPALMNQFISLLKASSLVYFLGLVASQRELFQVGRDLNAQTGNLSPLVAAGLFYLLLTIPLTHLVNFVDNRLRRGRPPAEEDPLPAATNQEMI from the coding sequence ATGGACGCCAGACGACCGGCCGCGCTGCTGACCACCGTCCTGATGCTGTTCGGACTGGTCTGCGCGGCACCGGCCGGGGCGGACGTCGACCAATGCGCACCGCCCGGGGTGGACAGCGCCAGCGCACTGCCCACCAACCTGGCCGCCGCGGCCACCGGACCCGGCGCCGACAAATACACCACCGCCACCGTCGTACCCCTGGACACGGTGCGCCCCGAGAACCTCGGCCTGAGCACCCCCGGCGTCCTCACCGTCGGGACACTGTCGGACGCGCCGCCCAGCATCTGCATCAACACAGCCGGCCAGTTCACCGGCTTCGACAACGAGTTGCTGCGCGCCATCGCCGACAAGCTCGGCCTGCGCATCAACTTCGTCGGCACCGACTTCTCCGGTCTGTTGGCCCAGACCGCCTCCCGACGATTCGACGTGGCGTCCAGCTCGATCACCACCACCGACGCCCGACGACGCACGGTCGGCTTCACCAACGGCTACGACTTCGGCTACTTCTCCCTCGTGGTGCCCGCCGGTTCGCCGATCAGGGGGTTCGGTCAGCTCGCCGCCGGACAGCGCATCGGCGTGGTGCAGGGCACCGTGCAGGAGGCCTACGTCATCGACACACTGCACCTGCAGCCGGTGAAGTTCCCCGACTACAACACCGTCTACGCCAGCCTCAAGACCCGCCAGATCGACGCCTGGGTGGCACCGTCCCAGCAGGCCTCGGGCACAGTGCAGCCCGGTGACCCGGCGCAGATCATCGAGAACACCTTCAGCCTGGACAATTTCGTGGCGTGGGCGGTGGCCGAGGAGAACCGGCCGCTGATCGACGCGCTCAACTCCGGACTGGACGCTGTCATCGCCGACGGCACCTGGGCCAAGCTGTATTCCGACTGGGTGCCGCGGGCCCTGCCGCCCGGCTGGAAGCCCGGCTCCAAGGCCGCACCCGTCCCCCAGCTGCCCGATTTCGCCGCGATCGCCGCCGCCAAGGAGAAACCCGCCGCCGGAGCCCCGGTCGCGCCCAAATCGACACTCGCACAACTGGCCGACTCGTTCCTGGACTGGGACCTCTACAAGCAGGCCATCCCCGATCTGCTGCGCACCGGCCTGCCCAACACGCTGATCCTGACCGTGTGCGCCAGCGTCATCGGCCTGGTACTCGGGATGGTCCTGGCGGTGGCCGGCATCTCGCGTTCGCGATGGCTGCGCTGGCCCGCCCGCGTCTACACCGACATCTTCCGGGGCCTGCCCGAAGTGGTGATCATCCTGCTGATCGGGCTGGGCGTCGGCCCGGTAGTCGGATCGCTCACCGGGAACAGCCCCTACCCGCTGGGCATCGCCGCGCTCGGACTCATGGCGGCGGCCTACGTCGGGGAGATCTTCCGCTCCGGCATCCAGAGCGTCGAACCCGGGCAGCTGGAAGCCTCACGCGCCCTGGGTTTCAGCTACCCCTCATCGATGCGTCTGGTGGTCATCCCCCAGGGCATCCGGCGGGTATTGCCCGCGCTGATGAACCAGTTCATCTCGCTGCTCAAGGCCTCGTCACTGGTGTACTTCCTCGGGCTGGTGGCCAGCCAACGCGAACTGTTCCAGGTGGGCCGAGATCTCAACGCGCAGACCGGAAATCTGTCACCGCTGGTGGCGGCCGGACTGTTCTACCTGCTGCTCACGATCCCGCTGACCCATCTGGTGAACTTCGTCGACAACCGGCTGCGCCGAGGCCGCCCCCCGGCCGAAGAGGATCCCCTGCCCGCGGCAACCAACCAGGAGATGATCTGA